The Acidimicrobiia bacterium DNA segment CCGGGCGGGATCGGGGTCGATGGCGGACCCGAGCTCGACCTCGGCGATGGCGCGCTGCGGGTCCTTGAGCCCGTGGCCGGTCAGGGTGCACACCACGACGTCCGAGCTCGTGACCAGGCCCTCGATCGAGGCCCGCAGCAGGCCCGCGACCGACGCCGCCGAGGCCGGCTCGACGAAGACCCCGGTGGTGGCGGCGACGAGCTTGTAGGCGTCGAGGATCTCGAGGTCCGACACCGCCCCGATGTGGCCGCCGGATTCGTCTCGGGCCGCGACCGCGCCCTCCCACGACGCCGGGTTGCCGATCTGGATGGCGGTGGCGATCGTCTCGGGGTGCCGCACCGCCTCGCCGTGCACGATCGGCGCGGCGCCCGCGGCCTGCCAGCCGAGCATGCGGGGACGCCGTGTGGCCCGGCCGACCGCCGCGTCCTCGCAGTAGCCGCGCCAGTACGCGGTGATGTTGCCGGCGTTCCCGACCGGGATCGCGTGCACCGTGGGCGCGTCGCCGAGCGCGTCCACGACCTCGAACGCAGCTGTCTTCTGTCCTTCGATCCGCGCCGGGTTGATCGAGTTCACGACCTCGACGCCCGGGCGCTCGCCGAGGTCGCGGACGATGGCCAGGGCCTCGTCGAAGGTGCCCCGCACCGGGACCACCCGGGCCCCGTGGATGAGCGCCTGCGCGAGCTTGCCGAGCGCGATCTGACCCGCCGGGAGCACCACCGCGCACAGCAGGCCGGCCGCGGCGGCGTACGCGGCGGCGGACGCCGACGTGTTGCCGGTCGAGGCGCAGACCACGACCTTCGCGCCCCGCTCGAGGGCGGTCGAAACGGCCACGGTCATTCCACGGTCCTTGAACGAGCCGGTCGGGTTGGCGCCTTCGACCTTCAGGCAGACGCGGGCGACGCCGGCGCGCGCGGCGAGGGGCGGCGACTCGAGGAGGGGCGTGTTGCCCTCGACGAGGGTCACGACCGGCGTGTTGGCGGTCACCGGCAGCCGGTCGCGGAAGGCCTCGATGACGCCGGGCCAGCCCGTCACCCGACGTCTCCCATCACCCGCAGCACCGACCCGACCCGGTGGACCGGCTCGACGCCGCGGAGCGCGTCGACGGTCGCCCGGAGGTCGGCCTCCCGGGCCCGGTGGGTCACGAACACCAGGCGGGCGTCGGCGCCGAGCCCGCGCTGTTCCATCGACTGGATCGACACGCCGTGGCGGCCGAACTCGCCGGCGATCGCCGCCAGCACGCCGGGACGGTCCGCGACCTCGATCAGGACGTAGAACTGGGACTCGAGCTCGCCGATCGGGCGGACCGGGCGGTCGGTGAGCCCGCCGATCGTGGCCCCGGTGCCGCCGGACACCAGGTTGCGGGCCGCGTCCACGAGGTCGCCGAGCACCGCTGACGCCGTCGGCCCGGCGCCGGCGCCCCGCCCGTACAGCATGAGCTCGCCGACGGCCTCGCCCTCGATGAGCACGGCGTTGAACGAGTCGCGCACCGCGGCGAGGGGATGGTGGAGGGGCACCATCGCCGGGTGCACGCGCACGGCGACGCCGCCGTCCACCTCCTCGGCCACCGCCAGGAGCTTCACGACGTAGCCCAGCAGCCCGGCCGACGCGATGTCGTCGTCGGTGATGCCCTCGATCCCCTCGGTGTGGACATCGTCGGCGTGCACCCGGGCGCCGAAGGCGATGGTGGCGATGATGGCGGCCTTCGCCGCCGCGTCCTGACCGCTGATGTCGGCGCTGGGGTCCGGCTCGGCGTAGCCGAGCCGCTGGGCCTCGGCGAGCGCGTCGGCCAACGACGTCCCGAGCTCGGCCATGCGGGTGAGGATGTAGTTCGTCGTCCCGTTCACGATGCCGGTCACCCGTCGGATCCGATCGCCCGCCAGCGATTCGCGCAGCGGCCGCATCAGCGGGATGCCGCCGGCGACCGAGGCTTCGAAGAGCAGGTCGACGCCGGCTCGGGCCGCGGTCTCGAACAGCTCGGGGCCGAGCCGGGCGATGAGCTCCTTGTTGGCGGTCACGACCGGCTTGCCCGACTGGAGGGCGCGCGCGATCAGGGTGCCGGGCGGCTCGACCCCTCCGATCACCTCCACCACCACGTCGATGTCCGGGTCCTGGACGACGTCGGCGGCGTCGGCGGTGAAGCGCTCCGCGGCGATCTTCACGTCCCGGGGTCGCGCCACGTCGCGCACCGCGACCCTCGTGACCTCGATGGCGACGCCGGCCCGGGCGGCGATCCGGTCGGCGTTCTCGTCGAGGAGCCGCACGATGGCCGCGCCGACGTTGCCGCATCCGAGGAGGCCGACGCGCACCGGGTCGTGCATCGTGTTCAGTCTCCCACCACGTCGAGGCGCACCAGGTCGTCCGCGGTCTCACGGCGGACGACCAGCCGCGCCGAACCGTCGCGCAGGAACACGACCGCCGGGCGGGGAACCTTGTTGTAGTTGGAGGCCATGGCGTAGCCGTAGGCGCCGGTGGTCGGCGTGGCGAGGAGGTCGCCGCGGCGCACCCCGGCCGGGAGGCGGGCGTCGGCCACGATGACGTCGCCCTGCTCGCAGTGCTTGCCCACGACCCGGCAGGACAGCGGGCGCTCCTCGTTGACCCGGGCCGGCAGGTACGCCTCGTAGCCGGCCCCGTAGAGCACCGGGCGCGGGTTGTCGCTCATCCCGCCGTCGACGGCGACGTAGGTCCCGACGGCTGGGATCTTCTTCACGGTGCCGACCCGGTACAGCGTGATCGCGCAGGGGGCGACGATCGAGCGGCCGGGCTCCACGAGGAGCGTCGGCCGGTCGCGGTTGTCCCCCGCCCAGTGGCGGGCGAGGCTCCGTCGGAGCGACGCGGCGTAGTCGGCGACGTCGATGGCGTCGTCCTCGGCGAGGTAGCGGGCCGCGAGGCCGCCGCCGAGGTTCAGCTCGGGCACCGGCGCCTCGAGCTCGGCGGCGAGCCCGGCCAGGACCGCGACGGCGCGGTCCCACGGGTCGAGGCGCTGGATCTGCGAGCCGATGTGGCAGTGGAGACCGCCGAACCGCAGTCGAGCGCTGGTGAGAACCCGCCGGGCCGCCGCCAGCGCGATGCCGTCGGTCACCGTGAACCCGAACTTCGAGTCCTCGGTCCCGGTCTCGATGTACTCGTGGGTGTGGGCCTCGACCCCGGGCGTCACCCGGACCAGCACCGTCGGCGTCGTCGAGGTGTCGGCGGTCAGCTGCTCGAGCCGGTCGAGCTCGTCGAACGAGTCGGCGACGATGCGCCCGACGCCGAGCTCGAGCGCGGCGCGGAGCTCGTCGTCCGACTTGTTGTTGCCGTGCAGCACGACGCGCGCCGCCGGGAAGCCGGCGGCCCGGGCCACGTGCAGCTCCCCGCCGGTCGCCACGTCGAGGTGCAGGCCCTCCTCGGCGACGAGGCGGACCATCGCCGCGCACAGGAACGCCTTCGCGGCGTACACGACGGTGTCGACGCCCAGCTCGGCGACGTACGCCCGGCACCGGCGCCGGAGCTCGTCCTCGTCGTAGACGAAGAGCGGGGTCCCGAACTCCGCCGCCAGCGCCTCGTGGTCGGCATGGAGCAGCGCCTTGGGGACCAGCGACCGGTCGAGCGGCGCGGGCGTGATCACGGTGCTGCGTCGTCGACGTCGTCGAGGCGCTGCATCTCGTCGGGCGCGCCGACGCCGAGCAGGGCCAGCGCGTTCGCCAGACCGATGCGGCAGCCCTCGGCGAGCCAGAGCCGAGCCTGGGTCGTCTCCCAGTCGTCGGTCAGGACGCGGCAGTCGCGGTAGAAGCCGTGGAACCGGGCCGCGAAGTCGCGGACCCACGTCGTGACGCGATGCGGAGCCCGCAGCGACGCCGCCTCGGCGACGACCTCCGGGAAGCGGTCGAGGGCGCGGAGCAGCTCCAGCTCCCGCTCGTGATGGAGCGGGGCGAGGTCGGTCTCGAGGATCGGGTGACGAACCACGCCCGCCACCGCCGCCTGCCGGCCGATCGACACGACCCGGGCGTGCGCGTACTGCACGTAATAGACGGGGTTCTCCATCGACTGGGCGGT contains these protein-coding regions:
- the thrC gene encoding threonine synthase, encoding MTGWPGVIEAFRDRLPVTANTPVVTLVEGNTPLLESPPLAARAGVARVCLKVEGANPTGSFKDRGMTVAVSTALERGAKVVVCASTGNTSASAAAYAAAAGLLCAVVLPAGQIALGKLAQALIHGARVVPVRGTFDEALAIVRDLGERPGVEVVNSINPARIEGQKTAAFEVVDALGDAPTVHAIPVGNAGNITAYWRGYCEDAAVGRATRRPRMLGWQAAGAAPIVHGEAVRHPETIATAIQIGNPASWEGAVAARDESGGHIGAVSDLEILDAYKLVAATTGVFVEPASAASVAGLLRASIEGLVTSSDVVVCTLTGHGLKDPQRAIAEVELGSAIDPDPARVAEAVGL
- the lysA gene encoding diaminopimelate decarboxylase; the protein is MITPAPLDRSLVPKALLHADHEALAAEFGTPLFVYDEDELRRRCRAYVAELGVDTVVYAAKAFLCAAMVRLVAEEGLHLDVATGGELHVARAAGFPAARVVLHGNNKSDDELRAALELGVGRIVADSFDELDRLEQLTADTSTTPTVLVRVTPGVEAHTHEYIETGTEDSKFGFTVTDGIALAAARRVLTSARLRFGGLHCHIGSQIQRLDPWDRAVAVLAGLAAELEAPVPELNLGGGLAARYLAEDDAIDVADYAASLRRSLARHWAGDNRDRPTLLVEPGRSIVAPCAITLYRVGTVKKIPAVGTYVAVDGGMSDNPRPVLYGAGYEAYLPARVNEERPLSCRVVGKHCEQGDVIVADARLPAGVRRGDLLATPTTGAYGYAMASNYNKVPRPAVVFLRDGSARLVVRRETADDLVRLDVVGD
- a CDS encoding homoserine dehydrogenase translates to MHDPVRVGLLGCGNVGAAIVRLLDENADRIAARAGVAIEVTRVAVRDVARPRDVKIAAERFTADAADVVQDPDIDVVVEVIGGVEPPGTLIARALQSGKPVVTANKELIARLGPELFETAARAGVDLLFEASVAGGIPLMRPLRESLAGDRIRRVTGIVNGTTNYILTRMAELGTSLADALAEAQRLGYAEPDPSADISGQDAAAKAAIIATIAFGARVHADDVHTEGIEGITDDDIASAGLLGYVVKLLAVAEEVDGGVAVRVHPAMVPLHHPLAAVRDSFNAVLIEGEAVGELMLYGRGAGAGPTASAVLGDLVDAARNLVSGGTGATIGGLTDRPVRPIGELESQFYVLIEVADRPGVLAAIAGEFGRHGVSIQSMEQRGLGADARLVFVTHRAREADLRATVDALRGVEPVHRVGSVLRVMGDVG